From the genome of Methanothermobacter sp., one region includes:
- the csm2 gene encoding type III-A CRISPR-associated protein Csm2 — protein sequence MNSDFKSMRDIKKELERIDKLTDLDVKEYADTGGYADRIAKLSKDDLKPTQLRKFFNAIKDMEKNSNKWEDLEMNFYMLKPQLANAVGRKLVPPEFYEIFIELMEKVDRGTDEDKINNFRVFVRFVEAIVAYHKYYYPKAG from the coding sequence ATGAATAGCGATTTTAAGAGTATGAGGGATATTAAAAAAGAGCTTGAGAGAATTGATAAACTTACGGATCTTGATGTCAAAGAATATGCAGATACTGGTGGCTATGCGGATAGAATAGCAAAACTTTCTAAGGATGATCTTAAACCTACACAATTAAGGAAATTTTTTAATGCTATAAAGGATATGGAGAAGAATTCAAATAAATGGGAAGATTTAGAAATGAATTTTTACATGTTGAAACCTCAGCTAGCTAACGCTGTAGGCAGAAAACTCGTGCCACCAGAATTTTATGAAATATTTATTGAGCTTATGGAGAAGGTTGATAGAGGAACAGATGAAGATAAAATAAATAATTTCAGGGTTTTTGTACGCTTTGTAGAAGCTATAGTTGCTTATCATAAGTACTATTATCCAAAGGCGGGATGA
- the csm3 gene encoding type III-A CRISPR-associated RAMP protein Csm3 → MESKVTFKGNYVIRGEIICRTGLHIGGSKDSIEIGGSDNVIIRDPVTRLPYIPGSSIKGKMRALLELALDRVTNGGPCKCGECEVCRVFGSAADNISVSGPTRIIVRDSFPTEETRKVWKKSVDVVEGAELKYENTLDRITSRATPRNQERVPKGSKFEFEIIVSEYERDGNNLALVLEGLRLLEDNYLGGSGTRGYGKVEFRDITITERPAEYYRGEAGENTLGNFETLADIQLSEE, encoded by the coding sequence ATGGAATCTAAGGTAACTTTTAAAGGAAATTATGTCATTAGGGGCGAAATAATCTGCAGAACGGGGCTTCATATCGGGGGCTCAAAGGACTCAATTGAAATTGGCGGCTCAGACAACGTCATAATAAGGGACCCGGTAACAAGGCTCCCCTACATCCCAGGTTCATCAATCAAGGGAAAGATGAGGGCACTCCTTGAGCTTGCACTTGACAGGGTAACCAATGGGGGTCCATGCAAGTGTGGAGAATGCGAGGTCTGCAGGGTATTTGGAAGCGCCGCAGATAACATCAGCGTCTCAGGTCCAACAAGGATAATAGTAAGGGACTCCTTCCCAACAGAGGAAACAAGGAAGGTGTGGAAGAAAAGCGTTGATGTTGTTGAGGGTGCTGAACTTAAGTACGAGAACACCCTTGACAGGATAACATCAAGGGCAACCCCCAGAAACCAGGAAAGGGTTCCAAAGGGCTCCAAATTCGAATTTGAGATAATAGTAAGCGAATATGAAAGGGACGGTAACAACCTTGCTCTCGTCCTTGAGGGACTCAGACTCCTTGAGGATAATTACCTCGGTGGTAGCGGAACCAGGGGTTACGGTAAGGTGGAGTTCAGGGATATAACAATCACAGAAAGACCCGCTGAATACTACCGTGGAGAGGCCGGTGAAAACACCCTGGGAAACTTTGAAACTCTCGCAGATATCCAGCTTT